One window of Helicoverpa zea isolate HzStark_Cry1AcR chromosome 12, ilHelZeax1.1, whole genome shotgun sequence genomic DNA carries:
- the LOC124635034 gene encoding nuclear receptor coactivator 5 isoform X1, translating into MADKLTLDRHAMKDRATSHLRIYVGGLQDSATIDELYEHFIQFGQINGIVINRNFGFVQFEEESSAQEAISKANGSIFQGKSLNVKTAQTNLTVEKSRHNDQVAMQPEVPPAVALNDKLPLNADDGNEELYDNFGNYIGDQNYREEEYEEGYQGKPGWEGRGGARGRAAPRGARGRGAPARGRGAPGFRDRSPVVGGRGGDWKERGGYDRYQQQMSDYPRALPVTERNDCEIIVVSKTLTEYAEYIEGRLKRLGIVVDLLFPMEDVPIGKVLGNIASRGCLYAVLVMPQNQENRSLTLTILHGLPQEHRNMPLEDALQLLSRNFQEVQRGGPSGREAVYALLGQLADGRTLTVMQYDKVIEYLQERREQQVKIELGEPLTSAPTNKTQVDLQQRILSILNDKKVITPTEPSPPAAPATPAPTQNKLLNDPTVRKALDSILQKFT; encoded by the exons ATGGCAG ATAAATTAACTTTAGACAGACATGCTATGAAAGACCGGGCGACATCTCATCTCCGTATATACGTTGGAGGCTTACAGGACAGCGCAACTATCGATGAATTGTACGAACACTTTATACAATTTGGCCAAATCAATGGTATTGTGATAAACAGAAACTTTGGCTTCGTACAGTTTGAAGAGGAATCAAGTGCTCAAGAAGCTATCAGTAAAGCCAATGGCAGTATCTTCCAGGGGAAAAGTCTTAATGTTAAGACTGCTCAGACAAACCTTACTGTTGAGAAAAG TAGGCATAATGACCAAGTGGCTATGCAGCCAGAAGTACCACCGGCAGTTGCCCTCAATGACAAGCTACCTTTGAATGCTGATGATGGTAATGAGGAACTTTATGATAATTTTGGAAACTATATTGGTGACCAAA ATTACAGAGAGGAGGAGTATGAGGAAGGGTATCAAGGCAAGCCCGGGTGGGAGGGTCGCGGCGGTGCGCgaggccgcgcggcgccgcgtgGAGCTCGCGGGCGCGGCGCCCCAGCACGCGGCCGGGGCGCGCCCGGCTTCCGCGACAGATCTCCTGTTGTAGGGGGCAGAg GTGGCGACTGGAAAGAACGAGGTGGTTACGATCGGTATCAACAACAGATGTCGGATTACCCCAGAGCCCTTCCCGTCACAGAGAGAAACGACTGTGAAATTATCGTCGTCTCCAAAACGTTAAC AGAGTATGCGGAATATATCGAAGGTCGTCTCAAAAGATTAGGCATAGTAGTAGACCTTCTATTCCCAATGGAAGATGTGCCGATCGGCAAAGTGCTTGGAAACATAGCATCGCGCGGCTGTCTCTATGCCGTTCTAGTCATGCCACAGAATCAGGAAAATAGATCTTTAACCTTGACTATACTTCACGGATTACCTCAAG AGCATCGTAACATGCCATTGGAGGACGCCCTTCAGCTGCTGTCGCGCAACTTCCAAGAGGTACAGAGAGGCGGGCCCTCCGGCCGCGAGGCGGTGTACGCGCTGCTCGGACAACTCGCTGACGGACGCACTCTCACCGTCATGCAGTACGATAAAGTCATTGAGTATCTACAG GAACGCAGAGAGCAGCAAGTGAAAATAGAGCTCGGGGAGCCTCTCACTTCAGCTCCGACTAACAAAACACAAGTAGACCTCCAGCAGAGGATTCTAAGCATATTGAATGATAAGAAAGTCATAACCCCGACGGAGCCATCGCCCCCGGCCGCGCCCGCCACGCCCGCGCCCACACAAAACAAACTTCTCAACGACCCCACTGTCAGAAAAGCATTAGATTCAATATTACAGAAGTTTACTTAG
- the LOC124635034 gene encoding nuclear receptor coactivator 5 isoform X2, with translation MADKLTLDRHAMKDRATSHLRIYVGGLQDSATIDELYEHFIQFGQINGIVINRNFGFVQFEEESSAQEAISKANGSIFQGKSLNVKTAQTNLTVEKRHNDQVAMQPEVPPAVALNDKLPLNADDGNEELYDNFGNYIGDQNYREEEYEEGYQGKPGWEGRGGARGRAAPRGARGRGAPARGRGAPGFRDRSPVVGGRGGDWKERGGYDRYQQQMSDYPRALPVTERNDCEIIVVSKTLTEYAEYIEGRLKRLGIVVDLLFPMEDVPIGKVLGNIASRGCLYAVLVMPQNQENRSLTLTILHGLPQEHRNMPLEDALQLLSRNFQEVQRGGPSGREAVYALLGQLADGRTLTVMQYDKVIEYLQERREQQVKIELGEPLTSAPTNKTQVDLQQRILSILNDKKVITPTEPSPPAAPATPAPTQNKLLNDPTVRKALDSILQKFT, from the exons ATGGCAG ATAAATTAACTTTAGACAGACATGCTATGAAAGACCGGGCGACATCTCATCTCCGTATATACGTTGGAGGCTTACAGGACAGCGCAACTATCGATGAATTGTACGAACACTTTATACAATTTGGCCAAATCAATGGTATTGTGATAAACAGAAACTTTGGCTTCGTACAGTTTGAAGAGGAATCAAGTGCTCAAGAAGCTATCAGTAAAGCCAATGGCAGTATCTTCCAGGGGAAAAGTCTTAATGTTAAGACTGCTCAGACAAACCTTACTGTTGAGAAAAG GCATAATGACCAAGTGGCTATGCAGCCAGAAGTACCACCGGCAGTTGCCCTCAATGACAAGCTACCTTTGAATGCTGATGATGGTAATGAGGAACTTTATGATAATTTTGGAAACTATATTGGTGACCAAA ATTACAGAGAGGAGGAGTATGAGGAAGGGTATCAAGGCAAGCCCGGGTGGGAGGGTCGCGGCGGTGCGCgaggccgcgcggcgccgcgtgGAGCTCGCGGGCGCGGCGCCCCAGCACGCGGCCGGGGCGCGCCCGGCTTCCGCGACAGATCTCCTGTTGTAGGGGGCAGAg GTGGCGACTGGAAAGAACGAGGTGGTTACGATCGGTATCAACAACAGATGTCGGATTACCCCAGAGCCCTTCCCGTCACAGAGAGAAACGACTGTGAAATTATCGTCGTCTCCAAAACGTTAAC AGAGTATGCGGAATATATCGAAGGTCGTCTCAAAAGATTAGGCATAGTAGTAGACCTTCTATTCCCAATGGAAGATGTGCCGATCGGCAAAGTGCTTGGAAACATAGCATCGCGCGGCTGTCTCTATGCCGTTCTAGTCATGCCACAGAATCAGGAAAATAGATCTTTAACCTTGACTATACTTCACGGATTACCTCAAG AGCATCGTAACATGCCATTGGAGGACGCCCTTCAGCTGCTGTCGCGCAACTTCCAAGAGGTACAGAGAGGCGGGCCCTCCGGCCGCGAGGCGGTGTACGCGCTGCTCGGACAACTCGCTGACGGACGCACTCTCACCGTCATGCAGTACGATAAAGTCATTGAGTATCTACAG GAACGCAGAGAGCAGCAAGTGAAAATAGAGCTCGGGGAGCCTCTCACTTCAGCTCCGACTAACAAAACACAAGTAGACCTCCAGCAGAGGATTCTAAGCATATTGAATGATAAGAAAGTCATAACCCCGACGGAGCCATCGCCCCCGGCCGCGCCCGCCACGCCCGCGCCCACACAAAACAAACTTCTCAACGACCCCACTGTCAGAAAAGCATTAGATTCAATATTACAGAAGTTTACTTAG
- the LOC124635302 gene encoding mpv17-like protein 2 isoform X2 codes for MTPRRLFTKVLITYRNAVDKAFSRKYLLYTNILISMGISTCGDLLAQSYEVHEKSIEWYDFSRTAQMAFSGSTAGVICHHWYIVLDKVIIGRTLHMAIKKLLMDQLICSPIVILSFFATVAIFEDDPFANFTEEVHDKFWILYKAEWVVWPPAQLFNFYFLPTRFRVAYDNTISLGYDMFTSHVKHSKRHEKEKTQKKENLPTKEPCKNKMQV; via the coding sequence ATGACGCCAAGAAGACTATTTACCAAAGTCTTAATCACATACAGAAATGCTGTAGACAAGGCTTTTAGTCGCAAGTATCTGTTGTACACCAATATCTTGATATCAATGGGTATATCAACCTGTGGAGATTTGCTAGCACAGTCTTATGAAGTCCATGAAAAATCTATTGAGTGGTATGACTTCAGTCGCACTGCTCAAATGGCATTTTCAGGCAGCACGGCAGGTGTTATATGTCATCATTGGTACATTGTATTAGATAAAGTTATAATTGGCAGAACATTACATATGGCTATAAAGAAATTGCTTATGGATCAGTTAATATGTTCTCCTATAGTTATTTTGTCATTCTTTGCCACAGTAGCCATATTTGAAGATGATCCGTTTGCAAATTTCACTGAAGAAGTTCATGATAAATTTTGGATATTATATAAAGCTGAATGGGTAGTGTGGCCACCTGCccaattatttaacttttactttcTGCCAACCAGGTTTAGAGTAGCTTATGATAACACAATATCTTTGGgatatgatatgtttacttctcATGTTAAGCATTCAAAAAGACATGAAAAGGAAAAAACGcagaaaaaagaaaacttacccACCAAAGAGCCatgtaaaaacaaaatgcaagTCTGA
- the LOC124635302 gene encoding mpv17-like protein 2 isoform X1 has protein sequence MKVLSTTWRNLTANVRRSTSVPQFRRFLNIAFSDKFLFCTNITISIGLSSVGDLMEQSYEIFIKEQTHYDLKRCSHMAFSGAAVGVLCHHWYKILDKFLVGKTVDMVIKKLVLDQFIFSPVMIVTLFGSLALFEEHPLENFKDEVKDKFVKLYRAEWMVWPPAQVINFYFLPTKYRVLYDNTISLGYDVYTSQVKHSKPAKTAAKETANMITHAS, from the coding sequence atGAAAGTACTAAGCACGACATGGAGAAATCTAACTGCGAATGTACGGAGAAGTACTTCAGTGCCACAGTTCAGAAGATTTCTTAATATTGCATTCAGTGATAAATTtctattttgtacaaatattactATATCAATAGGACTATCATCAGTAGGCGACCTAATGGAACaaagttatgaaatatttatcaaagaACAAACTCATTACGATTTAAAGAGATGCTCGCACATGGCATTCTCTGGTGCTGCAGTGGGTGTGTTGTGTCATCATTGGTATAAAATTTTAGATAAGTTTTTAGTGGGCAAAACTGTGGACATGGTTATAAAGAAGTTGGTCCTTGATCAGTTCATATTTTCGCCGGTCATGATAGTCACACTTTTTGGAAGTTTAGCTCTGTTCGAAGAGCACCCCCTTGAAAATTTCAAGGATGAAGTGAAAGATAAGTTCGTGAAACTGTATCGTGCCGAGTGGATGGTGTGGCCACCTGCACAAGTCATCAATTTCTACTTTCTGCCGACGAAGTACAGAGTGCTATACGACAACACGATATCATTAGGATATGATGTCTACACTTCTCAAGTCAAACATTCTAAACCAGCGAAAACTGCAGCGAAAGAAACGGCAAACATGATCACTCATGCATCTTGA